Part of the Aptenodytes patagonicus chromosome 2, bAptPat1.pri.cur, whole genome shotgun sequence genome, ATTGGTGCTTGTGCATCTTCCTTATTTCCCACCAGTTGTACTTTGTAAAAGCACATAGGAGAGTATCTGTGGAGCCTCTATCGCTCAGTTTAAgcaacaggcaaaaaaaagataGACCTACTATCACTCAAAAACGTGGTTTGACACTAATGAATTTGCCAGTCTTGTCTTCAACCTCCTTCTGTAAATAATGTGAATGAGAAGGTGGTGACAGGGTAACTGCAGCAGCACCTGACTTCTGCTGTTATCTTGGATCCTCGCCTGCGCCCTTTTTACACGTGGATATGGGATAGAGATGTATTTGATTACACTGGTAAATGCATTTGTGGCCTGGATGGGCTAAGGTTTCTGAGTAAAGAGACACCTAACTGAAAGAGAGAGACCATGAGTGATCCGGTGGAAAGTGGTGGATACAGTGATGGTGGCACTCTTAATGCTGTTCAACTGTTCAGAACCTAAGCAAAAGCCATAAAGTCAGAAGCTCTTGTTAACATCTAGCTCACGGACAGAATGATATATTCAGGGACTAACAGAGgcccctttaaaaataaacaagctaGAGCTGATTTTATTCAGGAAAGCTTTCAATCAATTACTGATAACAAGGGGTATTCAAGTATGGGCTTTGTCAGCAACAGCCTTGTTGTCTAACCTTACAAGTGTAGGGGGAGCCAAGTCAGAGCCAGAGTTCAGAGGAACCAGTATGGTgcgaaaagagaaatgaaagataCCATGATTACTTTGCTGTATGCCACATCTTTGCAATAGCCCAGACTTCCAGGACAGTTTTAAACACAGTATCTGTTTCTGAAAACTTTACACAATACCTATATCTATACAGATATGTATAAATATGCtaaaacatacatataaatatgtgcACGTGAAAAAACACAGAGGCATCCTTAAAAAATCAGGATTGCAAATTCAAAATACTCAAAGATAGAATGATGATTACTGATCCTGATGATTACACCTTCCCTTGAAGCAGGACTGGGAGTACGCTGGATTATGCTATGCCAGTCACATCACCTTGTCTCTTTAGAAATTGCAAgatagcagaagaaaagaaagctgaaagaagAAGCCTGAAAAGTTCTCAGATTTAGCtgtcttggcttcctttttttccttcacgtCTACTGTTTCCTTTCCTGTTCCAGGTAGGGAGGGCCTATCACTCTGTGTGTCTTCCTTACAGCAACAGGCTGGAAGGATGTTAAGGACCTAATACTTACCCGCCCAACTATTTTCTCCATTCCTTCTAGAAGCCGCTTGTTTTGTTCTTCAATCTCTACAGCCTTCCAGAGGATGGTGTCTGGAGCTTCTTTGATTCTTTGTACTTCAGAAGCCAGATGGATCAGGGGATCATTCCAGGAGCGCAGCACTCCCAGTACTAAATTCAGTAGCTCTTCATGCTGCTCACCCACATTAAGAAAAGGCAGTTAAAATAGGAAGGCTAAATGCTGGCAGTATTCGGAGGCATGTAAAGCAATGTCCTCAGACATAGTGATTTGGGAACTTATTCCAGGAGCTACCACTGAATGTGCCCTGTAGCGCTGTCTTAGATACCTCTGTGCAATTGCATTTTTGAAGTTTGACATTGTTGTCATCATGTTTTACAATATTAGCACAAGCAGTTACAGTATTGTAATGGAAAATATCATTAAACCGTCTCCGTGTTAAAAACTGGCAAGAACAACTGTGTTTCATCTCTGTGAAAAAACCAGAACTCCTTATCTGATTTTtgatgaacattttaaaatccaatgatttttttttttaaagtttagtaCTGAATGGAAGGTGCACATTACGGTAAACCACTATATAGCTTTTATTGCCTCTATGTAACTCATTTGTCCTCCCCTTTGAACAATGGTACTTCCAGCAATAgctctctggttttaaaaattgTCCTTTCTTGTGGGCAATAAAAATTCATAAAGCTTATGGTTATGGTAGTATTCAACCATTGCTTCTTTGCTAGGTGCAAATCTGAACACAAGCAGACTTGTTATGTACCCAGGGCTGTGAATTCTATTGCTCCCAATAGAATATCTGAATGATATACTGAGAAGATGACGATACTGGGATTGCAAGGATATCACCACCATGAAACTGATAAAGATTTCTCCCTGGCACACCCCCATTCATAGAcctgtgcttatttttttctccagagtatttttaaatttgtgtctGTGAGCATAGGCTGAACAAGACTATCTTCATCTTCCCTTAAGTTTATAATTATTAAATTGATGTATGTAGCACATTTCTCTTTACaagtattttgcagtattttgcaCTAGAGTCTGTATTTGAATGATGGTATGACCACTTTTGCCTACTGGTAGCAGCAAGAATATCTATTTAGCACTTGTTTAGTAACGTCAGTGTTTTCAGTTACTGGAAAACTACCTCTGCCTACATACAGTATTCACTATATAGCcaatgtatttttatgtttgttaatATAATAATTGTCTATAAGGTGTTTTAAGATAATGTTCAAAGGTTGTAGTGTTCTCAGTACTGTACAAGCATGGTAACTGGCGTTGCTCCATGCGGTTATGTTGTAATTGGAAATAAGATGCAATGACTGGATGTAACatacaggaaaaggaagggaagatgaaAGTTACCGGTACTTAAATATTCTGTATAGTCTGTAACTTAGTATCAGCAAATGTTAAATCAacttttcttggctttttggTGCTTTCCTCTTCCTGGCTTTTTTATTCCTATTGAGCtgatttccctctctctctgtctgcTGCCTCTCTATTCCTTAacactccctctccccctcctccccccgctcTATCTCACACTGAATGACATTAGAAATGGGACTTACATGAATCTGCTGAGCTTGCTCCTTATCTTCAGGAGTGGTTAAGGAGGAAGTGTGGCAGCCATTAACAGCTTTTGTAATAAAACCCCGGCCCTGAGCATAGCGTTCATCCTGCAGATCAGCAAGGACAGGCATTATTGAAACAGATAAGTAAGAAAAGCTTCAGTTCAAACACTGTATTAACTGTTTGTTGTTCCGTTGCTTTTATCACTGCTTTTATGCTGTAAAGGTCAAAAGTTTCTGGTGAGTCTTTAGAGTGAAACTGGCACCCAGCAAACACGAACTTGTCCCGCAGATAAAGAATGATGGGAAAATGGTATCTTTTAACAGAAGTGTTGGGGATCTTAGCAATGGTCTATACACAGATTTGGTCACCATTGGGACCATCGCTGTCTGTGCAGCAGTCATATTTGTTTACTTATTGAAGGATTTCATGTGTTAACGTGTGTTTGTGCTTAAAAAGTATTAAATTGCgtttttatattttcttgctCTCAGAAAAAGGCAGCGTACTTACGAATTCATTGAATATTTCCGAAGAGAGGAAGTGGATGTAGTGTGAAAGTTTAACTGCTCGGTCAAAAAGCTCCCCAAGGGAAACTTGGCAATTGGCAGATCCATTGGGGCAGATTGGCAAGGAGGTCACTCCTTCCTTTGTCAGGAGCATGTTGGACACCAGAAGAACCACCAGCAACAAACCTGTTcaggtttaaaacaaaccaaaatggaATCACATTGACTCGTATGTGCATTTAGAAGTAGCTGTCAGAGCCAGATGTTGGGTGATTTTGGCTGTGCTGTCACATGGCTCAGAATATCCCCTGTACTGGCTGCTGAAAATCAATGGAGAAGGGAAGCACTGTA contains:
- the PRL gene encoding prolactin; amino-acid sequence: MSNKEASLKGLLLVVLLVSNMLLTKEGVTSLPICPNGSANCQVSLGELFDRAVKLSHYIHFLSSEIFNEFDERYAQGRGFITKAVNGCHTSSLTTPEDKEQAQQIHHEELLNLVLGVLRSWNDPLIHLASEVQRIKEAPDTILWKAVEIEEQNKRLLEGMEKIVGRVHSGEIGNEVYSQWEGLPSLQLTDEDSRLFAFYNLLHCLRRDSHKIDNYLKLLKCRLIHDSNC